A region from the Anomaloglossus baeobatrachus isolate aAnoBae1 chromosome 11, aAnoBae1.hap1, whole genome shotgun sequence genome encodes:
- the LOC142255748 gene encoding formyl peptide receptor 2-like: protein MNLTSTLSCLLRSSYEFNNTSNTTSYNGSYDLMSGNYNDYINVVQKISITLFSIVFALGIIGNGLVIWIAGFRMKKTISAVWFLHLAIADFLCCASIPLLIAEFTSSSTDSQVIFCNLNFILFGLNMGASIFFLIAMSIDRWVSIMWPFWAKVHRTYKLVRLTAGIMWLICFLVIGFFLLASKFFSYHLTEWCIIEDNKQLYLCKIPFSTRLHKFVIMCVIPFLIIVTSYVTIFYKIRKSKRSQRSQRSSKIITAVILCFFICWFPFFISPLTPIYDEDSLLFYNISTIVTILACLNSCINPIIYVFIGQDFQQGFLRSIPFKLEKALGDQTNDVCVERQPSKPTQSTDG from the exons ATGAACCTAACGTCTACCCTATCATGTCTTCTAAGGTCATCTTACGAATTCAACAACACAAGTAACACAACTTCTTACAACGGTTCTTATGATCTCAT GTCTGGCAATTACAATGATTATATTAACGTTGTGCAGAAGATATCAATCACATTATTCAGCATTGTTTTTGCTCTCGGGATTATTGGTAATGGATTAGTCATCTGGATTGCCGGATTCAGGATGAAGAAGACGATCAGTGCCGTGTGGTTCCTCCACCTGGCCATCgcggacttcctgtgctgtgcgtctATTCCTCTGCTGATAGCAGAGTTCACTTCCTCTTCCACAGACTCACAAGTTATTTTTTGCAACTTGAACTTTATTCTGTTTGGTCTGAACATGGGCGCCAGTATTTTTTTCTTGATCGCCATGAGTATTGACCGTTGGGTATCCATCATGTGGCCATTTTGGGCAAAAGTTCATAGAACATATAAACTAGTTAGACTCACTGCAGGAATCATGTGGTTGATCTGCTTCCTTgtgattggtttttttttgcttgcaTCAAAATTTTTTTCATATCACCTAACTGAATGGTGTATAATAGAGGACAATAAACAACTCTATCTTTGTAAGATTCCCTTTAGTACTCGGCTGCACAAATTCGTTATAATGTGTGTGATCCCTTTTCTTATCATCGTCACctcttatgtcaccattttctacaagattagaaaaagtaagagatcccagagatctcagagatcctccaagatcatcaccgctgttatattgtgtttttttatctgctgGTTTCCATTTTTCATCTCGCCACTTACACCCATCTATGATGAAGATAGCCTTCTATTCTATAATATAAGTACTATTGTTACCATCCTGGCTTGTCTTAACAGTTGCATCAATCCAATCATTTATGTATTTATCGGCCAAGATTTCCAACAAGGTTTCCTCAGATCCATTCCCTTCAAGCTTGAAAAAGCTTTAGGTGACCAGACTAATGATGTATGTGTAGAACGACAGCCCTCTAAACCTACTCAAAGTACAGAtggttaa